From a single Bryobacter aggregatus MPL3 genomic region:
- a CDS encoding Asp-tRNA(Asn)/Glu-tRNA(Gln) amidotransferase GatCAB subunit A, translating into MSASSANAADAPPEFWSLAQAAIALRRRKISSEELTKLCIARVKRLDPKLNSFITLTEEDALMRARACDAVRPAGMLHGIPIALKDNIDTAGVLTTAASKVFRDRIPSQDAEVAARLRTAGTVCLGKLNLDEFALEGTGTTSNFGVVHNPWNLDHIAGGSSAGSATALTARFCYASVGSDDGGSIRIPASFSGITGLKTSLGRVSTRGVIPSAYSLDTIGPMARSAEDAALVLQAIAGIDRDDSITIDAPVPNYSAALRAPLGHLRLGIPRDPFFEKLNPEVAEAVEAAIRLLRPKVREVRDIVLPAFEFVKDGSYDVELLHFHAPLLERSPELYHPWSRRQLTGLKQVTAVNYVETLKRLRECRRDIRRVFTQVDLLLLPTKRDTAPTIQSTIDESYQRPPSNTSAFNRFGVPAISIPCGFSRAGLPIGLQIAGPLFGEPQVLALAHAFQMATDWHLRRPPGFA; encoded by the coding sequence ATGAGTGCGAGCTCTGCCAACGCGGCCGATGCGCCACCAGAGTTCTGGAGTCTGGCGCAAGCCGCGATCGCATTGCGGCGGCGGAAAATCTCGTCTGAAGAGCTCACCAAACTCTGCATTGCACGCGTGAAGAGGCTGGACCCAAAGCTGAACAGCTTCATCACCTTAACGGAGGAGGATGCCTTAATGAGGGCACGCGCGTGCGATGCAGTGCGACCTGCGGGAATGTTGCACGGCATTCCAATTGCGCTGAAGGACAACATCGACACAGCAGGAGTTCTTACGACTGCTGCGAGCAAAGTCTTTCGCGATCGGATTCCGTCACAAGACGCCGAGGTTGCGGCGCGTCTTCGCACCGCAGGCACTGTATGTTTGGGGAAGCTAAATCTGGACGAGTTTGCCTTGGAAGGCACCGGTACCACGAGCAATTTTGGCGTGGTCCACAATCCGTGGAACCTGGACCATATTGCCGGTGGTTCTTCTGCTGGTTCAGCAACTGCACTTACTGCTAGATTCTGTTACGCCTCCGTGGGTAGCGATGACGGCGGTTCGATCCGCATCCCCGCTAGTTTCTCTGGGATTACAGGGCTCAAAACGAGTTTGGGCCGGGTGAGTACGCGCGGAGTGATTCCTTCGGCTTACTCTCTCGACACAATTGGCCCGATGGCACGATCCGCCGAAGACGCTGCATTGGTATTGCAAGCGATTGCGGGAATCGATCGTGACGACTCTATCACAATCGATGCCCCCGTTCCAAACTACAGTGCGGCGCTCCGGGCGCCCTTGGGTCATCTGCGCCTCGGGATTCCCAGAGATCCGTTCTTTGAAAAACTGAACCCGGAGGTCGCAGAAGCCGTCGAGGCCGCGATTCGGCTGCTTCGTCCCAAGGTCCGTGAGGTGCGCGATATCGTTCTGCCGGCATTCGAGTTTGTGAAGGATGGCAGCTACGATGTGGAATTGCTGCACTTCCACGCGCCCCTCTTGGAAAGATCACCGGAACTGTACCATCCCTGGTCGCGGCGGCAGTTGACCGGGCTTAAACAGGTGACGGCAGTGAATTATGTCGAGACGCTGAAGCGTTTGCGCGAGTGCCGGCGCGACATTCGCCGCGTCTTTACGCAGGTGGATCTTTTGCTTCTTCCCACCAAGCGCGATACCGCGCCCACCATCCAATCGACAATCGACGAGAGCTACCAGCGTCCTCCGAGTAATACCTCGGCTTTCAACCGTTTTGGCGTGCCTGCCATTTCAATCCCCTGCGGCTTCTCGCGTGCCGGGTTGCCGATTGGGCTGCAGATTGCCGGGCCGCTGTTTGGCGAGCCGCAGGTGCTGGCATTAGCGCATGCCTTTCAAATGGCAACGGATTGGCACCTGCGACGCCCGCCAGGTTTTGCTTAA
- a CDS encoding carboxypeptidase-like regulatory domain-containing protein, giving the protein MKKHLALTALCVFGLLSAAPAFSQSFTATIRGIVKDGSDAGVAGAKVVAREAARNIDHPTTSDSEGRYVVTALPPGRYTLSVELAGFKKFQQKEFELQVSQQATIDVTLSVGDVSTSIEISSSAPLINTTSSSLGQVVENRYIQALPLAGRSPLALVSLAPGITPVNQNPNGQTNTNFVASGTRNSTADVLLDGMSVTTIEQNSGVTDLKYQPSVDVVQEFKVATNSLAAEYGNTGAAIINMVTKSGTNQFHGNAYEFHRNSALNANEWFANRNGRAIPDFTRNVFGGTLGGPVHIPKVYDGRNKTFFFVDYEGTRQTSATSATATMPTIAERTGDFSNTRNSNGTLSVIYNPFDTYKLANGDTRRNPFPGNIVPLSMQNPIARKVMSYYLDPTTAGNQYTQTNNFFNQSTNKSSANQMDFKIDHTLNDKNRLSGRYSRNRSQSIAANLWGSAANRFSDGDGYTHTQNGVLDFTRVQSASTIYTFRLGVTRSDYSRIPQSFGFNPTSLGLPAIYNTSGVNLFPSFAPENYQAIGTNGYALMGRGEDVSSITGSVVKNLSGHTIKAGGEGRFMRLNYLQPGYPQGNFNFGRGTTGENPLTASNTQGNAIASMLLGWGTGGDYHIDPWSASASQYFGFYVQDDWKVTRKLTLNIGLRYDFDVPRTERYNRLSWFDFGAPSPIAGKVPGYENLKGQFRFTDSETRSPLNSDMNNFQPRAGFAYALDSKTAIRGGFGVQYATSRGTVKGHTGSGFTTNSSPQFSRDSGLTPYATLSNPYPNGLTLPPGNTLGTSTFLGLGIGTEQRDNENPQILAWNLSVQRELGWNSVFEINYAATKGNHLYYGGLENQNLLDPRYWSLGRTALNESVANPFASVITNSQSRLSQTTIPRSVLLRPFPQYDGGVSGNSPSRANSIYHSMQLRFEKRFSKGFSALAHYTWAKSIDDTALTNGNVSWLGGGTNVQNRYDLRQERSLSANDLTHRATITFSYQLPFGRGRQFGSGMNQVANLLVGGWELSGLTTLAVGFPIIPTLANGQLWDASQRPNLVGNPGTSGRIQDRLNAYLNPAAFTRPASDTYGSSARTLNTRTPGVRSFDTALMKNFNLGEKRYFQFRAESFNFFNHPIFSGPNSNFGDSNFGVITGTSVGSRQMQLALKFYF; this is encoded by the coding sequence ATGAAGAAACATTTAGCACTGACTGCCTTATGCGTGTTCGGCCTACTCTCGGCTGCTCCCGCATTTTCCCAGTCCTTTACCGCAACCATCCGCGGCATCGTCAAAGACGGATCGGATGCTGGCGTAGCGGGAGCGAAGGTTGTCGCACGCGAAGCCGCCCGCAACATTGACCATCCCACCACGAGTGATAGCGAAGGTCGCTATGTCGTAACCGCCCTGCCACCGGGCCGTTATACCCTGAGCGTCGAACTCGCCGGATTTAAGAAATTCCAGCAGAAGGAATTTGAATTGCAGGTCTCGCAGCAGGCCACAATTGATGTGACCTTGAGCGTCGGTGACGTCTCCACGTCGATCGAAATTTCCTCTTCTGCTCCGCTGATCAACACCACCAGTTCGTCGCTCGGCCAAGTGGTTGAGAACCGCTACATCCAGGCCTTGCCGCTAGCTGGCCGTTCGCCTCTGGCCCTGGTCTCCCTCGCTCCTGGCATCACCCCGGTGAACCAGAACCCCAATGGACAGACCAACACGAACTTCGTTGCCAGCGGTACGCGCAACTCCACTGCGGACGTGCTTCTGGACGGTATGTCGGTAACGACGATCGAACAGAACTCGGGCGTGACGGACCTCAAGTATCAGCCCTCTGTGGACGTCGTACAAGAGTTCAAAGTCGCCACCAACTCGTTGGCGGCTGAATACGGCAACACGGGCGCTGCGATCATCAACATGGTGACCAAGTCCGGTACGAATCAGTTCCATGGCAACGCCTATGAATTCCATCGCAACTCGGCGCTCAATGCAAACGAATGGTTTGCCAACCGCAACGGTCGTGCGATCCCCGATTTCACCCGTAACGTCTTCGGTGGCACCCTCGGCGGACCGGTTCACATTCCGAAAGTCTATGACGGCCGGAACAAGACCTTCTTCTTTGTCGACTATGAAGGCACTCGTCAAACCAGCGCGACCTCCGCGACTGCGACGATGCCGACCATCGCCGAGCGCACCGGCGACTTCTCCAACACGCGCAACTCCAACGGCACGCTGAGCGTCATCTACAATCCCTTCGACACCTATAAGCTGGCCAATGGCGACACGCGCCGCAACCCCTTCCCAGGGAACATTGTTCCTCTGTCGATGCAGAACCCGATCGCTCGCAAGGTCATGAGCTATTACCTCGATCCGACCACGGCCGGCAATCAATACACCCAGACGAACAACTTCTTCAACCAGAGCACGAACAAGAGCAGCGCCAACCAGATGGACTTCAAGATCGATCACACCTTGAACGATAAGAACCGTCTGTCGGGCCGTTACTCGCGGAACCGCAGCCAATCCATTGCTGCCAACCTCTGGGGCAGTGCAGCAAACCGTTTCTCTGACGGTGATGGCTACACCCATACCCAGAATGGTGTGCTCGATTTCACGCGCGTACAGAGCGCTTCGACGATCTACACCTTCCGCTTGGGCGTCACCCGCTCGGACTACTCGCGCATTCCCCAGTCCTTCGGATTCAACCCCACCTCGCTGGGACTGCCTGCCATCTACAACACTTCGGGCGTGAACCTCTTCCCGAGCTTTGCTCCTGAAAATTACCAGGCTATCGGCACCAACGGTTATGCCCTCATGGGCCGTGGCGAAGACGTTTCGAGCATCACCGGCAGCGTCGTCAAGAACCTTTCCGGTCACACGATCAAGGCTGGCGGCGAAGGCCGCTTCATGCGCCTGAACTATCTGCAGCCTGGCTATCCGCAGGGCAACTTCAACTTCGGTCGCGGTACCACCGGCGAGAACCCGCTGACGGCTTCCAACACCCAGGGCAACGCGATTGCATCGATGCTGCTCGGTTGGGGTACTGGCGGTGACTACCACATCGATCCGTGGTCGGCCTCTGCTTCGCAGTACTTCGGCTTCTACGTTCAGGACGACTGGAAGGTCACCCGCAAGCTGACCCTCAACATCGGTCTGCGCTATGACTTTGACGTGCCCCGCACGGAACGCTACAACCGCTTGAGCTGGTTCGACTTCGGCGCTCCTTCGCCGATCGCCGGTAAGGTTCCTGGCTACGAAAACCTCAAGGGCCAGTTCCGCTTCACCGACAGCGAAACCCGTTCGCCGCTCAATAGCGACATGAACAACTTCCAGCCCCGCGCCGGATTTGCTTATGCGCTCGACAGCAAGACTGCCATCCGTGGCGGCTTCGGCGTCCAGTACGCCACCTCGCGTGGAACCGTGAAGGGCCACACGGGTTCTGGCTTCACCACCAACTCTTCGCCGCAGTTCTCACGCGATAGCGGCCTCACGCCCTACGCCACCTTGTCGAATCCTTACCCGAACGGTCTGACCCTGCCTCCTGGCAACACGCTCGGCACCTCGACCTTCCTCGGTCTCGGTATCGGCACCGAACAGCGCGACAACGAGAATCCCCAGATCCTCGCCTGGAACCTCTCGGTACAGCGTGAACTCGGCTGGAACAGCGTGTTCGAAATCAACTACGCTGCCACCAAGGGCAACCACCTCTATTACGGTGGCCTCGAGAATCAGAACCTTCTCGATCCTCGCTACTGGAGCCTGGGCCGTACCGCGTTGAACGAATCCGTTGCGAACCCCTTCGCTTCGGTCATCACCAACTCGCAATCGCGCCTGAGCCAGACCACCATCCCGCGTAGCGTACTGCTCCGCCCCTTCCCGCAGTATGATGGCGGCGTCAGCGGCAACTCACCCAGCCGTGCAAACTCCATCTATCATTCGATGCAGCTCCGCTTCGAGAAGCGTTTCTCGAAGGGCTTCTCGGCTCTTGCTCACTACACCTGGGCGAAGAGCATTGACGACACCGCTCTGACCAACGGAAACGTTTCCTGGTTGGGTGGCGGCACGAACGTGCAGAACCGCTACGATCTCCGCCAGGAGCGCTCGCTCTCCGCGAACGATCTGACGCACCGCGCCACGATCACCTTCTCCTACCAGTTGCCCTTCGGCCGTGGCCGTCAGTTCGGCTCCGGGATGAACCAGGTTGCCAACCTGTTGGTTGGTGGCTGGGAACTCTCCGGTCTCACCACACTGGCAGTCGGCTTCCCGATCATCCCGACCCTGGCCAATGGCCAGCTCTGGGATGCTTCGCAGCGTCCGAACCTCGTTGGCAACCCCGGCACCTCCGGCCGCATCCAGGACCGCCTGAATGCCTACCTGAATCCGGCTGCCTTCACCCGTCCCGCGTCTGACACCTACGGCAGCTCTGCCCGTACACTCAACACGCGTACCCCGGGTGTTCGCTCCTTCGACACCGCGTTGATGAAGAACTTCAATCTGGGTGAAAAGCGGTACTTCCAGTTCCGCGCAGAATCCTTCAACTTCTTCAACCATCCGATCTTCAGCGGCCCCAACTCGAACTTCGGCGACAGCAACTTTGGCGTCATCACTGGCACCTCAGTAGGCTCGCGTCAGATGCAGTTGGCTCTGAAGTTCTACTTCTAA
- a CDS encoding WD40/YVTN/BNR-like repeat-containing protein, which produces MRRGALLLTVFLPDLLHAQWTMQKSPAVASLRGIHNVGKGVAWASGTNGTVLNTRDDGESWKACAIPPGAEQLDFRSVQAFDAKTAIVMSSGKGDLSRVYQTTDGCQTWSLLFTNPDPEGFWDAIRFENRRTGVLIGDPVGDFFTIFWTTDGGRTWKRFREAGVRVTSSKQSIFAASNSALLIDAGRLYFVTGGGATALFAVVLDARCTGCQPIAATHPPLATGETAGGFSLAMRREGKRLILVAVGGDYKVPEARDGTAATWTDGHWTASGVSPGGYRSAVAYVPEIQAWLAVGPTGTDRSQDEGRNWRAVGSESSEDKGWNALSFPFVVGVNGKIGKWENRKRLRQ; this is translated from the coding sequence ATGCGACGCGGTGCTCTGCTCCTGACTGTCTTTCTCCCTGATCTTCTGCACGCACAGTGGACGATGCAGAAGTCTCCGGCGGTGGCGAGTCTGCGTGGCATCCACAATGTGGGGAAGGGCGTGGCTTGGGCGAGCGGCACGAATGGAACTGTCCTTAATACCAGGGATGATGGCGAAAGCTGGAAGGCCTGCGCGATTCCTCCCGGGGCAGAGCAACTGGACTTTCGGAGCGTCCAAGCCTTTGATGCCAAGACGGCGATCGTGATGTCGTCCGGGAAAGGCGATCTGTCCCGGGTCTACCAGACCACGGATGGCTGCCAGACTTGGAGTCTATTGTTCACCAACCCCGATCCAGAGGGATTCTGGGATGCGATTCGCTTTGAAAACCGCAGAACGGGTGTGCTGATTGGTGATCCGGTCGGGGATTTCTTTACGATCTTTTGGACAACAGATGGCGGAAGGACCTGGAAGCGATTCCGGGAGGCTGGCGTCAGAGTGACCAGCAGCAAGCAGTCGATTTTTGCTGCCAGCAACTCGGCGCTTCTGATCGATGCGGGGCGCTTGTATTTTGTGACCGGAGGCGGCGCGACGGCGCTCTTCGCCGTAGTGTTGGACGCCCGTTGCACAGGGTGCCAGCCGATTGCGGCGACGCATCCGCCACTGGCGACCGGAGAAACCGCGGGTGGCTTTTCGCTCGCGATGCGACGAGAGGGGAAGCGCTTGATTCTCGTGGCGGTAGGCGGCGATTACAAAGTGCCGGAGGCGCGCGACGGCACGGCCGCGACCTGGACCGACGGCCATTGGACCGCAAGCGGCGTCTCTCCGGGTGGTTATCGCAGCGCCGTTGCCTATGTTCCGGAGATCCAGGCCTGGCTCGCCGTCGGACCGACGGGAACGGATCGATCTCAGGACGAGGGGCGAAACTGGCGCGCCGTGGGGTCGGAA